In the genome of Eschrichtius robustus isolate mEscRob2 chromosome 2, mEscRob2.pri, whole genome shotgun sequence, the window TACCTCTTAGGATATGGATGTTCTCTTTTAAGTCATATTTGTGATGGAATAGATTTTACTACTACACTGATAGCATGCTGGTGGTCAGAGATTTGAGGAGCACTTCTGATCATGTTCAGATCATCCATTCAGTAGATCCATTTGGCTCTTGGGCAATGTTAAAGGATTCTAAGCATCACTTTGGACCTTTTAGGATAGCTTGGTTCAAAGAAATTGTGGCTACAGGGCTTAAGAACTTAGACAGTGCACCTGATTTCTTGTTATTCAGCTGTTTTCCCCAATCAGTCTGCATCAAGGTGTTATTCCACAGTATATTATCTCTTTGTCTAGTATATGTGTGTCAGTCTCTGTTTATGGCACATGGGTAAAGGAGAGAGCCATTCTTCTGAGAGAAAGCAACTGGAATCTTAGATTCTCAAGTCTGTGGGAGGGCTTTTCATTTACCATTGTTTTGTGAGGTTTACGGTATGTAGTTTGGCCAGAAGCAGTAGTGGTAGCAGTATGTGcattctgtgccaggtgctgtgctaagtgTCCTTatatccccatctctctcttttttttaataaaaataattacatgacctttttattattatcaccattttattgataagaaaattgaggctcagagttaAATCACATGACAGTTGAGTAGTAGAATTGGGATTTGAATCCCTGGCTCAGAAATCCatgtccttgggacttccctggtggtccagcggttaaaactccgcactcccaatgcagggagcctgggttcaatctgtggtcagggaactagatcctgcatgctgcaactaagagcccgcatgctgcaactaaagattccacatgctgcaactaaaagatcccgcgtgctgcaactaaagatactgcatgccacaactaaaagatcccgcgtgccacaactgaagaccctgtgcagccaaataaataaatatttttttaaaaaaagaaagaaatccatgtCTTTAATGTCTCTCAGGGTGGTGATGAAATTGTAAATCTTCTAAAGCTAAACGAGAATAAGGCATTATAGGCAAACAGCgtaaaaattctcaaataatttAATACAGGTTAACTCTGTGtttgaataattaaaacaaactttctcatttgacttgttcCTTCCCCTCACATAGAGAATCAAATTATGAAATGAGAAGGGGTGGGAGAGTGAATATTGTTTTCCTACTGATAATTCCATACATAGTTAAATGGATTTTTCTtgaacttccttccttttcctaatAGGGAAGACCTTCAGGCATTAAGTGTCAAAATGGAAATCTTTATCCTGAATAAAATCGATTCTGAGATAGGAACCATTATGAATGACAGAATTGTTTGAAAATGGCATCTTCCATATTTCTGTTAACTTGGAAATGCAGTCTTATGTCATTTGGTGATCCAAAAAACATAGCCCAACTAACATCAGATTGGTTTTTCTGGATAGGGGTAAAgaagttaaatatttatttatgtggctgTAATGGGTAATGCCTGTGAATTCCACTGTAACTTTGTAATTAATGTACCACTTCCTTAGAGTCTTACCAAGTATTTCTGCCTTCTGGACACGAAAGAGACAAACTCTCCTACTGTTTGCAATTACCCTcataaaaatttgaaagcaagcaaaaaaaatggtttttttcCTCTCAGGACAAGTTTGCCTTCTGCTTAACAAAATTAGGTTTGCACTTTCCCTGTGGTATGAAGACAGTGCCCTACAGGCCCCCACTTATGCCTGTGGCTGGCTCTGCAGCCCTCTGCCCCGAGGCGGAGTGCTTTCTCCTCGAAATGGCAGCGCTGGGCAGTAGCAAGAAGACCCTGAGTGGGCAAGCCCATCTTTTCTGTTACACTCTGGATGTCAATGAAAACAGTCTCTCATCCCCTTCTGTCCTGCCTGGGGGATGGGAAGGTTGTTCATTTCTACCGGAGCTTTGACTTAAGACACACTCACAAGACATTTTCCCATAGTCTTTGTGGTCGATGCCTTAGTTAGCAACCCAGTCACTAAAAACAAAAGGAGCAGTGCTGCAAGAAAAGTGACTTCTAAGATTTGGGGCCAGGTAGTGAGATCCAGGACACTGAATTAAAGGGAAATTATTCCTTCTTTTGGAGAGTCTCGTCCTGAGGAAAATTAAACAGCCCAGACAGGTCACTGGGTGAGACCAATTTCCCGGTTTGTTCATTTGAGCCTGATTGTTTTTCGCCATCCAGCAGCAGGTCACAGTCTTGCTACACTGCTTCCCCAGCTCTGTGGAGAACATTCGCTTTCATATTTGATTCTCCAGGCTTCCCTAAGGATTCTAGCCATGTCTTTTCTGGTCGGGTTGCTCTGGTATCTCTCTCAGGTCCAGGGCAGGGGGCACTGTCAGTCATCACTTTCGACTTCATCTCATGCAGGCTTTTGGCTTTATGTCCCGAGTTGCCCTACAAGCAGAGAAGATGAATCATCACCCGGAGTGGTTCAATGTGTACAACAAGGTAACTGAATTGCCTGATTTTGGAATCACCATAATTCTGGAGTTCAAGaaacttctttcttcctttcttgcttgTCCTCCTGTGCAGCTAAGTGTCATTGTGCTTAGGAAAATATTCTCTTATTCTTTCTCTCAGAATCCCTGTGTATTACTGCAAATTAGTAAAAAAATGTTCAGATCTACTCAAGACAACAGTGACTAAGTTCTTTATCTTCATGCTTACCTTCCACAGACACTAGTATGGAAAAATTGGGCCAAATTAGACTCCTGAATTAAACTTGAATATCTGTCATGTAGATACATTTTTAAACCCTCTTAAGGTAAATTATTGAAAGAGATGGTAGCAAGTAAGAAAGATATGGCCTTATTTAATAAATTCGCTCAAGAACTATTTATTAAATTCTCTATTCTCAGTGGGAACTGACCTTCTTAAGAGAAAGAGCAGACTGAAAAGACTTCATCAAGTAGTTTTAAGGGGGCACAGTGAGAAGAATCACATTTGCCCAAAAAGTGTCCTTGTCTTGGTGATCATGCCATGTGGAATTTCTTATCATCTAGATTTCTGTGAGGTTTCTATTATCTCTTTGAAAGTcctctttgaaaaaagaaaatttcacatttttgtgATTTAATTGGAATAGTTCAGAGCATACAGGTACCAGCATAAACTTTTATTTCCTAGTTGCCTCTCTTtgaccataattttgtttttgctttttaattgatTTGTCAAGAGGCAACAGTCtgttcctccaccccacccccacttccctaATTTGGAAATGGGCTTTTTTTTAACATGGTTGCTAAGATATTACATTTGATAGCTTAGTTTTTCTCAGTGGCCTGAAAATAGCTGGTGTAATTAAAGTAATGGGAGTTAAAGTGGTACCtcagtatctctctctctctcttttttttttttcccccaagagtcAAGATTTGAGATTCTGATAGCTCATTTGCCCTTCTTATGAGAGAACCTTTTTATCCCTAGGAGGCTGCTGGAGTTTACTGGGTTTTGGAAATGCATTGCTTATTCATAATGTAGTATTTTCTAAATCATTTAATCTCCTCAATTCTCAAAGATAAATATTGAGTAATAGATTGATTTCTGAACTACCAAAGGAGAGCATCATGAATTGCAACTCAGGGTTTTTCCAAGCTGCTTCTCTCTTTCTTAGGTTCAGATAACTCTCACATCGCATGACTGCGGAGGACTGACCAAAAGAGATGTGAAACTGGCGAAGTTTATTGAAAAAGCAGCTGCTTCTGTGTGATTTCTTCCAAAACGCATGTAAAATCTTATATACACATCTAGCTCCAATGTATTTTGAAGGCAATTTATCAACACATGAACAAATTAAGCTGTAAATTTAGTTCACCTTTTGAACGATCACATTTTGTAAAATCAGTgcttaaataaaaatgatttaaacttGAGCCTGAGGTACTTTTCATTATATCTAATCACATATATAAGGTAAATCAACCCGGGTAATtctattaataatattaaaaaagagaaataacatttttaaagaccAGAAATGGGTATGGGGGAGCATTCACACATTTTTAT includes:
- the PCBD2 gene encoding pterin-4-alpha-carbinolamine dehydratase 2 isoform X2; the encoded protein is MSRVALQAEKMNHHPEWFNVYNKVQITLTSHDCGGLTKRDVKLAKFIEKAAASV